The Leptolyngbya sp. CCY15150 region ACAACTGGGTGCCCTATACCATTCGTACTGGAGACACTCTATCTGGAATTGCTTTCAATACAATGGGAAATGGGTCAGCTCCCTACTACAATTTCATTGCACAGAAAAATGGAATTCCTAACCCGAACGTTATCCCGACAGGACAAAGCATACTAGTTCCGGTGAGAGTTGCAGCCCCGTCACAGTTTTCTGTGACGGGCGAGTTCTTAACAATATGGAACAATCTTGGCGGTTCCGGTGGGATCCTTCGCCAACCGACATCCAATCGTTATCAAATTTCGGGCGGTGTTAGGCAGAACTTTCAGGGAGGAGCGATTATTACCTCCAGCCGTGGCACTTTTCCCTTGTTTGGAGGGATTGGTGAACATTACCTAAATGTTGAAGGTGGTCATCAAGGTAGGCTTGGCTTACCGACTAGCGGGGAGATCGGCGTAGGGAATGGAGTCATCGTTCAGAACTTTGAGAAGGGGAGAATTGTCTACGGGAATGGCCCAACCCGAACAGAAATGAATCAGGCTACGCCACCTATACAGCCGACCCCAACCCCAACTCCAACCCCGTCCACAAGCATCACAATTGGTGGATTTAGGATTAGTGGAAACTTCTATCCTGTATTCCAGCAATATAGAAATACCCTAGGAAATCCTACTTCTGGCATCATCTCCCACCCTAGTGGTGCGACATATCAGCTATTTCAACATGGCTCAATTGTGAGTAGTCGCCATGGAACATTCCCGCTGTATGGAGGTATCCGAAAAACCTACCTAGATACTGATGGAGGTCTTAATGGTTGGCTAGGTGCTCCAACTAGTGCGGAAGTAGGGCTTGGAAATGGATTTATTAAGCAGACATTCGAGAATGGATACATTATCTGGAATGGTAGTCGAGCAACTGCATATCAAAATGGTTCCGGAACTCCCAGTATTTCTCAGCCACCCTCAAATGTACCGGTCAATAATTCTGGAAACATCAATTGGAAAAACACCCCTATTCACGTGAAAATTAGGGATTCTTACTTTTATGCCGGGCCAATTCCTGTAGCATATACCCTCGATCACTTCAAGTTTCGCTATGAAGAAACTAGGAGGCAAGGATACAAGAGTAGAAACCGCTTTCTTTATGCCCACTTATATGATTCCGTAGCTATTAGATCGGCTGCTCTTTACGCTGCAGGATCTAGAAATGCAGCCGAATTACTTTTTCACTATCTACAGAATGGTGGAAAAGATAAGAAAATTGATGTCAGAAAAGCTATAGAAGATTCACCATGGATTAAGCGAGTTGTTGATTTTGAAGGATCGTCTTCTAAGTTAGTTGAAGAGGCAAAAAAATATGTGTCCTCAATGTATAGAGAAGGAAAAATTGTTATGGGATTTCAAGGCTCCGGAAATCCCTCCTCTTGGGAGATAGCAAGTAATTCTGGCACAAGAGATTGGTATCTGGCTCTTGGTCAATTTGATCATTCTTATAGCGCATCTTTCAAATGGGAACATGATGGTTCTCAAAATCCAAGATCTGGAGTTTTGACAGTCAAAATAACGCTTTTGATAGCGGATCTATACAATTTTGACAACAAGTATTATGCAGAGAAAATGCTCCATGAAGCTGGTCTTGCACAGAACTTCTTCACTTGGGGAGAAATGGAAGTTATCAAGACGATTCCCATGAATGTTTAGATCCGACATTACGCAGATAGTCTTTTAACTTAGCTGTAGGATATTGTTAGGCATAGCGCAAATACAATCTCATAAAGTTTTGACGTGTCATACTATCATATTTTGTATCTTGCAAGTTCTTCCACAACTGGCGATCGCTCCCTGCTCTTTCTTTTGGCGTTGCTGAATCGATATATGATTTATGCTGAGGAGCCGTGAGCGAGACGCTCACACTACCTTGATGGTGAATGAGTTGTGAGTGTGAGCAAGATGCTCACATCCTGAGTTCATCTCTTCATTCAGCAACGCCTTTCTTTTTTCCTTTTTACATTTACTATGACCACATCTATCACCATCTCCCCCCCCCGCTGGCTCCGCCTCGACCTACGCGAACATTGAGCATTAAGGCATGATCGCCCTTTGAGACTAGGAGGGGGCGATCGCTCTCCACCGACTCTTGTAGTCCAAGGAGCGATCGCCCCCTCCTAGTCTCCTAACAATTGTTACGGATTTCGTAAAGCTTATGCAGAGCTGCATAAAAACCGAACAGTCCTGCGTAATCCTCTGTAGAGGCATTTTCCTAGGTTTCCCGTCATGACATCTACCCCGCCTGTCCGCGCTGAACTGAATGATACCTGGCTTTGCCCAGATCTAAGCCTACACTGGGTGCTGCTGCAAGACCCAGATGGGCAGCGTGTTTGGCTGCGGGGAAAACAAGCGGCAGTACGTCATGCCATGACGGTGGCGGAAGGATATGCTTTGCGGTACTTTGTGGGACGGTTTACTATCCGACGCGTGTGGCAGATGTGTCGGCAGGAGTTTTCAGACCTGCCCGATAGCTTCATGGCTGATCTGTTGCATAAGCTGGTTGACCTAGGCATTCTCAGCGTCGGTGATTCTGCGGAAGAGCCGTCTTCGGCTGAGGATGTAGAGACTGTAGCCCCCCTCCGTCCCACAACAGGGCCGCGTCTCAAAGAGTCTGTGCATTGGATTCAAACGAATGATGGCCACTGGATTTTGCGGAACCCAGTGGATATCACCTTTGTGCAGCTTAACGATGTGGGTAAACAAATTGTGGAGCAACTGGGGACAGAGGCTCCGGTGGCGATCGCTTCCCGGTATGGCGTATCGATAGAAGAGATGCGATCGCTGCTTCAGCAATTGGCGCTTACGGGGATGCTGGAAGGCACCGCGCCGCCCAAGTCGCCCCGCAAGAAGTTTACGCCCATGCAGTTGTTATTTTTTAAGCTGCCTCTGTGGAATCCGGATTCATTTCTTGGCAAGCATATTGATCGACTGCGGTGGATTTGGACGAAGACAATCTGGATGCTGCTGTGCATTGCCTTGGTAGGGACAGGGGCGATCGCTCTCCACCAACGAAGTAACTTACTGTGGACGGCCCAGATGTTTCTGACCCATCTAGATATGGGAACGACCATCACCTTTGGGCTCTTGGCCTTAGCGGTGGTGACGCTGCACGAACTGGGTCATGCCTTTACCCTGAAATACTACGGTGGTATTGTGCCAGAAATGGGCTTTATGTTCATGTTTTTGATGCCTGTAGCTTATACGAATACTACCGACCAGTATAGTTTGCCCAAGCGATCGCAGCGGATGCTGGTGGTGGGAGCTGGGGTGTTGTGTCAGTTGATCATTGCTACCCTTGCCTTTTGGCTCTGGAATAGTTTGGCGGTGGGCAGTTGGCTATGGCGGATGAGTTTTTTACTCTTTGCGGCTTCTGTCTTTACAGTTGCAGTCAACCTGAATCCCTTGGCTAAGTTTGATGGCTATTACCTGGCGGTGGCCGCAACGGGAATCAATAACCTAAGACAGCGATCGCTGCAGTTCTATGGCAATTTATTAACCGGTAAGCCTAGTCAAGAACAGGGAGGCGATCGCTGGGTTTTAGCCGTTTACGCACCTTTTAGTTTTATGTATGTTCTATCCGTCTTTGGTTTTTTGTTTCTCAATGTTGCTAACTGGACTTTAACCTACCTGCCGATCACGAGTCTTGTATTACTCGCCATTTGGGCAACCTATTTCTATCTGGCTCCAGATCCGCAAAACTAATCCGTTGTTTGCATTCGTCCTGTTGTTATATCGGAGTATCTACCATGACGATCCAGCGTCCATCCCAGCATCTGTCTCAGCCTTCTACTCAACCCAGTCCCTTTCGAGTGGTGCCCCCAACGGCTCCGGCAGCCCAATCTCCGGCCCCTCCAGCGGCTCCTAAGGTTCCTGCGGCGGTGGCACAACCATCGTGGAAACGGCGAGTGATGGTGTGGGGAGCGATCGCTCTGGGATTTGGTGGCATCAGCATGATTCCGTTGGATTACCAAGTGGGTGGAGACGTAGAGCTAAGCTGGCGGGAGACGGCGCGACAGTCGGTTCATGCACCTATGCCAGCTATGGTAGAGCGAGTGTTGGTACAAACGGGCGATCGCGTGCAGCCAGGGCAGCCCATTCTACAGTTGGTGAGTCGGGATCTGGAGCGAGAAATTGCGGATGTGCAGGAAAAGCTAGCCCAAGCCTATCGCAGTTTAGAGCAGGCAGAGCAGGAGCATACTCGTTCCCAAGCGGCTCTCTTGCAGGCGATCGCTCAGGAACAGGCTACCCGCGATCGCGCCAGTCGGGTGTTGAGTCGAGTGAGTCAGTTAGAGCAGGGAGTGTTGTTGCCGGAGATGCAGATTTTGCAGGTAGAACAGCAACGCTTAGAAGAACGATTGCTAGAAGCATCAGACAAGATCAGCCGCTATGAAGAATTATTGGCGGATGGAGCGATCGCCTCTCAGCGAGTGAACGATGAGCGCAGTATTTATCTAGATATTGAGCGAGATCTAGCAGCCAATGTAGAACGGATGCGCATGGTGCAGCGCCAGCTACAGGATGAGGCTATTGGGGAATCGGGCAATGTTGCCTACCAAGAAGCGAGTGTTCTGGCGTCCCAACTGATTGTAGAGGGGAGTCAGCAGATTTCGGCTCAGCAGAACATTATTTTAACCCTAGAACAGCGTCTTCAGCATTTGCAACAGGAGCGATCGCAGCTCATGCTCACAGCTACGACAGAAGGAACCGTTATTACCAGTGATTTAGATTTATTAGTGGGTAAGGAGGTTCGTTCAGAAGGTGCGCTGATAGAGATAGCAGAGCTCAGCCAACTTGTGGCGAACGTAGAGATTAAGGAAGAAGATTTGGAATATGTGCAAATTGGAAAAGATGTGTCGTTCCGTCCCCGTCAATCTAAGTTAGAAAGCTATGGTGGTAAGGTTGATGATATTCTCAACAACGTAGAAGTAGATGCAACCCAGCAGCAGCGGGTGGCAATGGTACGTGTTGTGATTGATAATCCAGAGGAGCGCCTGCGCCTAGGGGCAACGGGCTATGCCAAGATCTATTCTGAGCGAATTTTTCTGTATGAACGTTTGGGGCGGGAACTGCTCCGGTTGATTCCAGAACGTTTCCTGTAGCTACCAGGGGAGTCCCTATTTAGGTCGTGCCCATGGTGATCAGGAAGATTATAGTAATGAAAGGGTTGACTAGGATGCTATTCTAAATGCTTCTTCAATGGCATCTGCTAATGCTTCACCTGACTCTAAACGGCTATTGCTGAACCATGTCTTGTTGAGTCAAGTGACCATGAACGTTGGCAAAGGTCTCAAAAGTTCTGAGATCGTCAATTTTTGGCGTGGAACTAGGTCGCCGCTCTTGCTTGGGAATAAGGAAACTGCATTGCTGAATAGTCGTATGATTCCGCAAAATTTTGCATAGAGTCAGGACTTACGCAAGAACCATTGAGATCGCCGGTTGTTTAAGTTGCGTTATCAAGTCGTTGGACAACAGACCATGTTTGATTTGATCAATCGTTTGCCCACGCTGGTAAGCAAGTGTCTTCAATCGTGTCCAGACGAGCAGCGCACAAGCAATGGGATTGCGCTGAATCCGGGCTTTGCGGCACTGGGCCTCTACCCCAGTCAATTGCTTGAGTTCGCGGTGAAACGCCTCAATCGTCCAACGGACGCCAGACTCCTGTTGTGCGGCCTCCGTCGAGGTTTGAGTGATGTCGATATTCCTGCCACCGTCCCAACCCGAAGGCAGCGGTAAACTAAACGCCAACGTAACTGATATTGGATAGGCGATCGCGAATAGCGGTGGCTAAGGAGGTGTAGAAGAGAGCAGTGATCGCGCCCGAAGGAACTCAACCAGATCGTAGTAGACCAATGAAGCACCAAAATTATTGAGATGATCATCATCCGAAAAAACGAGTTGCCCATCATTTAGAAACGGAGAACATCGCTGCACCGAACAAAATAGCGGAAACGGATTGTAGATATGCAAATTGCTAGATAGCGATTCCGCCCGACGAAACGCCGTCACAATGGGTTGTAATACGTTCACCTCCGTTTCCGCACTCAACTGACAAGCATCAGACAACGCCCAGTCTGGACGAAACCACTGAGACTGGCAATGAATCGGATACTGCTTCCAGTCCGGCAACGGAGCCTGAACCACCAGAGCAATCTCCCGCTGCGCCAATTGATGAGCAATATCGATCAACTCATCCGAGTAAACCTCCAACCCTTGAGACAGAGGCAGCCGTCTATCGTTCAGAGCCAGAGCGAACTCCCCCTGCTGCCAGTGTTGTAAATCATTAGGATGATTGGGAGTAGCAAAATAGAGCTTGTATCGACTCGCCACCAAAACCATATCGCCAGAACGGCCATGACTCATCACCTCCGCCAGAAACGCTCGAAACAGCCCCAGACAGTCCGTGTCTGGACTATCCGTTAACGCCGAACGCTCCAAGTCCATCGAAAAAAAGCAACCCCCTTCCCCCGTCATAACCACCCGATCAACCCTACGGTCATTCACAAAACGACTTGCCAGCGCCTTGAGCGCCGCCGCATGACTGTCCCCCACAATGTACAGCGTCCGAAACGAATCCGGTAGCGCCTCTAACGGTGGGTAAGAACAATCGCTGAAATTTGCCGCAACCTGCGGCGTACGTCTACATAACTCATAACTTGAATCCAGCGGAAACGACGATTGAAAGAGTTCCGGATCGTAACTACCAGAATAAAGCG contains the following coding sequences:
- a CDS encoding site-2 protease family protein, which codes for MTSTPPVRAELNDTWLCPDLSLHWVLLQDPDGQRVWLRGKQAAVRHAMTVAEGYALRYFVGRFTIRRVWQMCRQEFSDLPDSFMADLLHKLVDLGILSVGDSAEEPSSAEDVETVAPLRPTTGPRLKESVHWIQTNDGHWILRNPVDITFVQLNDVGKQIVEQLGTEAPVAIASRYGVSIEEMRSLLQQLALTGMLEGTAPPKSPRKKFTPMQLLFFKLPLWNPDSFLGKHIDRLRWIWTKTIWMLLCIALVGTGAIALHQRSNLLWTAQMFLTHLDMGTTITFGLLALAVVTLHELGHAFTLKYYGGIVPEMGFMFMFLMPVAYTNTTDQYSLPKRSQRMLVVGAGVLCQLIIATLAFWLWNSLAVGSWLWRMSFLLFAASVFTVAVNLNPLAKFDGYYLAVAATGINNLRQRSLQFYGNLLTGKPSQEQGGDRWVLAVYAPFSFMYVLSVFGFLFLNVANWTLTYLPITSLVLLAIWATYFYLAPDPQN
- a CDS encoding efflux RND transporter periplasmic adaptor subunit; this translates as MTIQRPSQHLSQPSTQPSPFRVVPPTAPAAQSPAPPAAPKVPAAVAQPSWKRRVMVWGAIALGFGGISMIPLDYQVGGDVELSWRETARQSVHAPMPAMVERVLVQTGDRVQPGQPILQLVSRDLEREIADVQEKLAQAYRSLEQAEQEHTRSQAALLQAIAQEQATRDRASRVLSRVSQLEQGVLLPEMQILQVEQQRLEERLLEASDKISRYEELLADGAIASQRVNDERSIYLDIERDLAANVERMRMVQRQLQDEAIGESGNVAYQEASVLASQLIVEGSQQISAQQNIILTLEQRLQHLQQERSQLMLTATTEGTVITSDLDLLVGKEVRSEGALIEIAELSQLVANVEIKEEDLEYVQIGKDVSFRPRQSKLESYGGKVDDILNNVEVDATQQQRVAMVRVVIDNPEERLRLGATGYAKIYSERIFLYERLGRELLRLIPERFL